In Enoplosus armatus isolate fEnoArm2 chromosome 12, fEnoArm2.hap1, whole genome shotgun sequence, the DNA window TTAGCTGGTCCTTACCTGAGTTTAGGGAAAGACCCAGGGCCTCATAATCCGTGTGAAGACAGCGGAGTTTCCTTTTCACCTGAGGAGAAGCTAATTAGCTCAGACAGGTCCTCCACTGGCCCCTCCCCCGTGAACCCCCAGATGATGGTCCCTGAGTCTCACGTTGCCTCCTCTAACCCAACAGAGCACTGGGATTCACCATTCCTAGCATCTCAAGACAACTCCAAGGTCCCCATGGATACCTTCTCCAAGGACACAGCTCCCATTAGCTCTTCCAGGTATGAGCCAGACCTGCACGGCAACCAgtctgatgaagatgatgaccTGATGTATGAGGTGAAGAAGAATAATAACCCATTTGAGGGCTATTCCCCACTGGCGGACAGTGGCTACTCCCATTTTGGAGACTCCAAATCTGACAGCAGGGCCTCAAAAATGTCAGAGAGTCCCACTCCGGATCTAGTCCAGTATGGCCAGACTGGAGAATCCCAGGATACCCCACCATCTTTCTTAGATGAGGGGACAACATCTGCTGATTCGCTCATGCAATCAGTGAACCAGTTCTCATCTGGTCTGAAAgacgatgatgaagaggaggaggaggaggattctGCTCTGCCGCCATCGCTTCCAGACATCCTGAAGTCTTCTCCGCTCAACCCTGACAAAATCGACTCCGGCTCCTCAGAGGGAAGCCCAGAGGAGCAGAGTCCCATCCTTGAACGGAGGATGATGGAGTCACCCAACCCTCCCATTAATCTGTCGGCAAACAACCCATTTGCCTTTGATGCTAAAGTGTCCCTGCTAAAGGAGATGACTGAGGAGATGGAAGTGAGAGCGGCCGACAAAGCAAAAGTTGATGACGACAAAAACTTTGGAGCATTCGATCTCGtcaaagaggcagaggaaacCACCCCCACTAAGgtcaaagaagaagaacctGTTAAGATCGAGCAGAAAGATTGGTTTTCAAGCCATGATTCTCCCAAAATGACCGAAAGGTTTGAGCCGCTTGACTTCCAGAGCAAAAAGACCCCCGCTGATGATTCAGATTCGGAGTCACCGACAGCAGACTCCCTGTCTCCAGTCCTGGAAGCCATGGCCAAGAACCCCGCCAGCTTCCAGGTGGAAACCGAGAAGAAAGACCTGGCGATGGAGTTGGAGGAGCCAGAGGTGGCTGAGGAGGTGTCTGAGCATGAAGTCTCCTCTGAGGAGTTCGAGTTCATTGAGCGACCACCCAGGGGCGTCATCGATGAGTTTCTTGAGGCTCTGGACACATCCAAGTTTGCCTCCTCCAAGCCCCCAGAGATCCCCATGGATGATGATCTAAGCTATGTGCAGAAAGATCTGGCTCCAGTTTCTGCTCCCCCTCTGACAAAGGTAGCCACGCCCCCTGAGGTTGAAGAAGAGGCTCCAAGTCAGAGCTCCTACCTCCTCCTAACCCAGGCCTCCCCCCAGAAGAGCAAGGCCGAGCTGGAGAAGCTCGACATTCAGCAGCCCCCACCGCAAGCTCCACTCACCCACTCCCCTGTCCAAAAACCAGAGGAGGCGGTCTCTAAGAAGAGCGTGGAGGGCGGCAAACTGTTTAAGATGCCAAACGTGAACATAAGAGCAGGTAAAATAAACCAGTTTCAGCATGgaaaccacccccccccccacatcctcCTCAGTTTTCACTGGCACCTCCATGTCCATCGGCATCTTTCATCGTCACTCTTTTGTTCTCCTCCAGTTATTTTCTCCCGACCAGCAGCCAGTCTTTACTTTAGATCCCATCTCTTTCTCCGTAGTGTCACCTTTCCTTTCTTGCACCGTCCTGTTCTGCATTTTAAAGTCTGGTTTaatttgtgtgcttgtgtgttccATTGTGGTTCGACCTTCTGCTgcattttgtgcatttctgtctCATTAGAATAACATCATTTCTATGTAcctgatcattttcattttaagatgTGGTAAGTAAAATGTGATCTTTCCCTTCATTTTGAAAcccttttattttcattattttgtttttatatgcactttaaaaagaaaaagagaaacatggcaaacagacagatgttGATTAACCACCTACAAACACTCGTACAGCCGTTTGCCCACTGAGCATATTTGCTGTCAAATTGAATTAGCTTTCCACGTGGTTTTAGCTTCTCCCTTCTCTGGAAATAACTCGAGATGCCACTCTGAAACCCAACACCCACTCACAACTACATCCACAGAGCTACCAACCACACCCTGCTGCTGACTGAATACGCTGCCACTCCGATTCATCATGTGATTCTCAATCTCTCCGACACCCTCCGATACACGattgcatcatgttttatgcACCTGAGGCTAAATACTGAATATCGTGTAGTGACAAACTCAAGCTGTAATAATGTTAGAGGGTGTTGAACTTTCCATCCACCAACCGCTCTAAATATTTACCTAGACAGGTTCTTTGGCCAAAATGCAAAGTTCCTGTGAATTTTAAGTAAGAATCAGGTTTCTGGAAGTAAGTGCACGCTATGCACTTGACACATGACATCTTGAGTTAAATTATTACGATGCAGGAATCAGAACTGATGCTCTTACCATGTAAGGAAATGAGTACACAACA includes these proteins:
- the rtn4a gene encoding reticulon-4a isoform X2, with amino-acid sequence MADSVEPQVSSTTPLFSDEVHHYQAEPDSELDKPKQDLFSMDDIVDLVGGAQDALERHIAEDGAPHEFTESSFAPPEELVTLPEPVHVTEPVSVPEVKEPEPEVETAIPDSTSFSFVPETPLIALEPEVVAPKVEPESTDIVPEPQVAPEPEPAPKSDALPVAEPRKAAPAPAEAAEQPAVTEEPPAPASYVPSPSKPQPHPLMQFPTALGQKGDSPAPISPLSPLHSPDSLEELSLTESPNQPPTLGSAAPFGSFSTEPPTTHSKDMPWVGEEGDSGPGRSKNKEDLLDPLAGPYLSLGKDPGPHNPCEDSGVSFSPEEKLISSDRSSTGPSPVNPQMMVPESHVASSNPTEHWDSPFLASQDNSKVPMDTFSKDTAPISSSRYEPDLHGNQSDEDDDLMYEVKKNNNPFEGYSPLADSGYSHFGDSKSDSRASKMSESPTPDLVQYGQTGESQDTPPSFLDEGTTSADSLMQSVNQFSSGLKDDDEEEEEEDSALPPSLPDILKSSPLNPDKIDSGSSEGSPEEQSPILERRMMESPNPPINLSANNPFAFDAKVSLLKEMTEEMEVRAADKAKVDDDKNFGAFDLVKEAEETTPTKVKEEEPVKIEQKDWFSSHDSPKMTERFEPLDFQSKKTPADDSDSESPTADSLSPVLEAMAKNPASFQVETEKKDLAMELEEPEVAEEVSEHEVSSEEFEFIERPPRGVIDEFLEALDTSKFASSKPPEIPMDDDLSYVQKDLAPVSAPPLTKVATPPEVEEEAPSQSSYLLLTQASPQKSKAELEKLDIQQPPPQAPLTHSPVQKPEEAVSKKSVEGGKLFKMPNVNIRAVVDLLYWRDVKTTGVVFGAALLLLLSLMVCSIVSVCSYIGLALLSVTICFRIYKGILQAIQKSDEGHPFKQYLDQEVALSEDVVHKYSDMFLAKLNKTISELRRVFLVEDLVDSIKFAVLMWILTYVGALFNGLTLLILGLVGVFSCPIIYEKHQAQIDHYVALVNNQVKDVVGKIQAKVPGMKRKTE
- the rtn4a gene encoding reticulon-4a isoform X1; this encodes MADSVEPQVSSTTPLFSDEVHHYQAEPDSELDKPKQDLFSMDDIVDLVGGAQDALERHIAEDGAPHEFTESSFAPPEELVTLPEPVHVTEPVSVPEVKEPEPEVETAIPDSTSFSFVPETPLIALEPEVVAPKVEPESTDIVPEPQVAPEPEPAPKSDALPVAEPRKAAPAPAEAAEQPAVTEEPPAPASCLLHGWKLKLDSRDVPSPSKPQPHPLMQFPTALGQKGDSPAPISPLSPLHSPDSLEELSLTESPNQPPTLGSAAPFGSFSTEPPTTHSKDMPWVGEEGDSGPGRSKNKEDLLDPLAGPYLSLGKDPGPHNPCEDSGVSFSPEEKLISSDRSSTGPSPVNPQMMVPESHVASSNPTEHWDSPFLASQDNSKVPMDTFSKDTAPISSSRYEPDLHGNQSDEDDDLMYEVKKNNNPFEGYSPLADSGYSHFGDSKSDSRASKMSESPTPDLVQYGQTGESQDTPPSFLDEGTTSADSLMQSVNQFSSGLKDDDEEEEEEDSALPPSLPDILKSSPLNPDKIDSGSSEGSPEEQSPILERRMMESPNPPINLSANNPFAFDAKVSLLKEMTEEMEVRAADKAKVDDDKNFGAFDLVKEAEETTPTKVKEEEPVKIEQKDWFSSHDSPKMTERFEPLDFQSKKTPADDSDSESPTADSLSPVLEAMAKNPASFQVETEKKDLAMELEEPEVAEEVSEHEVSSEEFEFIERPPRGVIDEFLEALDTSKFASSKPPEIPMDDDLSYVQKDLAPVSAPPLTKVATPPEVEEEAPSQSSYLLLTQASPQKSKAELEKLDIQQPPPQAPLTHSPVQKPEEAVSKKSVEGGKLFKMPNVNIRAVVDLLYWRDVKTTGVVFGAALLLLLSLMVCSIVSVCSYIGLALLSVTICFRIYKGILQAIQKSDEGHPFKQYLDQEVALSEDVVHKYSDMFLAKLNKTISELRRVFLVEDLVDSIKFAVLMWILTYVGALFNGLTLLILGLVGVFSCPIIYEKHQAQIDHYVALVNNQVKDVVGKIQAKVPGMKRKTE